One segment of Triticum aestivum cultivar Chinese Spring chromosome 2A, IWGSC CS RefSeq v2.1, whole genome shotgun sequence DNA contains the following:
- the LOC123191357 gene encoding xylanase inhibitor protein 1-like translates to MAFRRPSCVVAGALLAVSFLAATATAGDHGLTVFWGRNKDEGSLREACDTGIYNTVIISFYSVFGHGRYWGDLSGHPLYGIGADIKHCRGKGIVVLLSIGGGGTQYSLPSSQSAADVADNLWNAHLGGGRPGVFRPFGDAVVDGIDFFIDQGAPDHYDELARRLSGYNRYYRGAPGVRLTATPRCVYPDWHVQRALDTGLFERIHVRFYGDDRCSYNHVHKDGVMAQWSKWTARYPGSKVYIGLAAANLPGRNDKVGLGSMQYDLMPSVKQAANYGGVMLWDRYYDKQTGYGRELYNGGIN, encoded by the coding sequence ATGGCATTCCGACGCCCTTCGTGCGTAGTAGCAGGGGCTCTTCTCGCCGTCTCCTTCCTCGCCGCCACAGCAACCGCCGGTGACCACGGCCTGACGGTCTTCTGGGGCCGGAACAAGGACGAGGGCTCCCTCAGGGAGGCCTGCGACACCGGCATCTACAACACCGTCATCATCTCCTTTTACAGCGTCTTCGGCCACGGCAGGTACTGGGGCGACCTCTCCGGCCACCCGCTCTACGGCATCGGCGCCGACATCAAGCACTGCCGGGGCAAGGGCATCGTCGTCCTCCTCTccatcggcggcggcggcacccAGTACTCGCTGCCGTCCTCGCAGTCCGCGGCCGACGTCGCCGACAACCTGTGGAACGCGCACCTCGGTGGCGGCCGACCTGGCGTGTTCCGCCCGTTCGGCGACGCCGTGGTCGACGGCATCGACTTCTTCATCGACCAGGGCGCGCCGGACCACTACGACGAGCTGGCCAGGCGTCTGTCCGGCTACAACCGGTACTACCGCGGCGCGCCCGGGGTGCGGCTGACGGCGACGCCGCGGTGCGTGTACCCGGACTGGCACGTCCAGAGGGCGCTGGACACGGGGCTGTTCGAGCGGATCCACGTCAGGTTCTACGGCGACGACCGGTGCTCCTACAACCACGTGCACAAAGACGGGGTGATGGCGCAGTGGAGCAAGTGGACGGCGAGGTACCCCGGGAGCAAGGTGTACATCGGGCTGGCGGCGGCGAACTTGCCGGGGAGGAACGACAAGGTCGGCCTTGGGTCCATGCAATATGACCTCATGCCGAGCGTGAAGCAGGCGGCAAACTACGGCGGGGTCATGCTCTGGGACAGGTACTACGACAAGCAGACCGGATACGGCCGCGAACTCTACAACGGCGGCATCAACTAA
- the LOC123184354 gene encoding xylanase inhibitor protein 1-like: MAFRRPSCVLLGVLLAVSFLAATAAAGDHGLTVFWGRNKDEGSLGEACDTGIYNTVIISFYSVFGHGRYWGDLSGHPLYGIGADIKHCRGKGIVVLLSIGGGGTQYSLPTSQSAADVADNLWNAHLGGGRPGVFRPFGDAVVDGIDFFIDQGAPDHYDELARRLSGYNKYYRGAPGVRLTATPRCVYPDWHVQRALDTGLFERIHVRFYGDDRCSYNHVHKDGVMAQWSKWTARYPRSKLYIGLPAANVPGRSEKVGLGSMQYDLMPSVKQAANYGGVMLWDRYYDQQTGYGRELYNGGIN; this comes from the coding sequence ATGGCGTTCCGACGCCCTTCATGTGTACTACTAGGAGTACTTCTCGCCGTCTCCTTCCTCGCCGCCACGGCAGCCGCCGGTGACCACGGCCTGACGGTCTTCTGGGGCCGGAACAAGGACGAGGGCTCCCTCGGGGAGGCCTGCGACACCGGCATCTACAACACCGTCATCATCTCCTTCTACAGCGTCTTCGGCCACGGCAGGTACTGGGGCGACCTCTCCGGCCACCCGCTCTACGGCATCGGCGCCGACATCAAGCACTGCCGGGGCAAGGGCATCGTCGTCCTCCTCTccatcggcggcggcggcacccAGTACTCCCTGCCCACCTCACAGTCCGCGGCCGACGTCGCCGACAACCTGTGGAACGCGCACCTCGGCGGCGGCCGACCCGGCGTGTTCCGCCCGTTCGGCGACGCGGTGGTCGACGGCATCGACTTCTTCATCGACCAGGGCGCGCCGGACCACTACGACGAGCTGGCCAGGCGTCTCTCGGGATACAACAAGTACTACCGCGGGGCGCCCGGGGTGCGGCTGACGGCGACGCCGCGGTGCGTGTACCCGGACTGGCACGTCCAGAGGGCGCTGGACACGGGGCTGTTCGAGCGGATCCACGTCAGGTTCTACGGCGACGACCGGTGCTCCTACAACCACGTGCACAAAGACGGGGTGATGGCGCAGTGGAGCAAGTGGACGGCGAGGTACCCCCGGAGCAAGCTGTACATCGGGCTGCCGGCGGCGAACGTGCCCGGGAGGAGCGAAAAGGTCGGCCTTGGGTCCATGCAATATGACCTGATGCCCAGCGTGAAGCAGGCGGCAAATTACGGCGGGGTCATGCTCTGGGACAGGTACTACGACCAGCAGACCGGATATGGCCGCGAACTCTACAACGGCGGCATCAACTAA
- the LOC123191359 gene encoding putrescine hydroxycinnamoyltransferase 1 has translation MDSGSSVREVESCLVTPIDETPREGLWLSALDIVLANRGHTPLVHFYSTAGAGSDVADDFFNVARLKESMARALVPFYPLAGRLGVDSAGRTEVNCNGEGALFVVARSDHTLEDFVDPTPSPELRRLFGPRVHPSSIVLAVQVTFLRCGGVVLGTAVHHAVVDGASTFQFLRTWAGYCRDGESAAVDPPCHHRALLRARSPPVIHAETIRMFCNELIMHEQGSSSSTGTTTSSTVVTRILTVSRDQLHALKRLCGGASTFCAVTALVWRCVCVAWPGLQPDSTTRINFPVDIRRRLTPPLPDGYFGNGVVNVFATAAVKDVVSQTLASVAGRVKAAADRVDDELLRSAVDYFEEAAKQGVRRRAEDRGNLPETELRMNSWFRIPVQDADFGWGQPRAMTRAEAVRGGWVYLLAARADGSARVLISLEAATHHKFQQAVADVCQLLANERPKL, from the exons ATGGATTCGGGCAGCTCAGTGCGAGAGGTGGAGTCCTGCCTGGTAACGCCGATCGACGAGACGCCGCGGGAAGGGCTCTGGCTCTCGGCGCTGGACATCGTGCTGGCCAACAGGGGCCACACCCCGCTCGTCCACTTCTACAGCACCGCCGGCGCCGGCAGTGACGTTGCCGACGACTTCTTTAACGTTGCCAGGCTCAAGGAGTCCATGGCGAGGGCGCTGGTGCCCTTCTACCCTCTCGCCGGCCGCCTCGGCGTCGACTCTGCCGGACGGACCGAGGTCAACTGCAACGGGGAGGGCGCGCTCTTCGTGGTGGCTCGCTCTGACCACACCCTCGAGGACTTCGTCGATCCCACGCCGTCGCCGGAGTTAAGGAGGCTGTTCGGTCCCCGCGTTCATCCGTCGTCCATTGTATTGGCCGTGCAG gtGACCTTCCTCAGGTGTGGCGGCGTGGTCTTAGGGACGGCggtgcaccacgccgtcgtggacGGCGCCAGCACGTTCCAGTTCCTGCGGACGTGGGCAGGCTACTGCAGGGACGGCGAGAGCGCCGCGGTGGATCCCCCGTGccaccaccgcgccctcctccgcgCGCGGTCACCCCCGGTGATCCACGCTGAGACCATCCGCATGTTCTGCAACGAGCTAATCATGCACGAGCAGGGGTCGTCGTCGTCAacagggacgacgacgtcgtcgacAGTCGTGACCCGGATCCTCACCGTCTCCAGGGACCAGCTACACGCCCTCAAGCGCCTCTGCGGCGGCGCCAGCACGTTCTGCGCCGTGACGGCCCTGGTGTGGCGGTGCGTCTGCGTCGCCTGGCCGGGTCTGCAACCGGACTCCACCACGCGCATCAACTTCCCGGTGGACATCAGGCGCCGCCTGACGCCGCCGCTCCCGGACGGCTACTTCGGCAACGGGGTGGTCAACGTGTTCGCCACCGCCGCGGTGAAGGACGTGGTGTCGCAGACGCTGGCCTCCGTCGCCGGCCGGGTCAAAGCCGCCGCGGACCGGGTCGACGACGAGCTGCTGAGGTCGGCGGTGGACTACTtcgaggaggcggcgaagcagggcgtgcggcggcgggcggaggacAGGGGGAACCTGCCGGAGACGGAGCTGCGGATGAACAGCTGGTTCCGCATCCCCGTGCAGGACGCGGACTTCGGGTGGGGGCAGCCGCGCGCGATGACCCGGGCGGAGGCTGTGCGCGGCGGGTGGGTGTACCTGTTGGCCGCCCGCGCCGACGGCAGCGCCCGCGTGCTCATCTCCTTGGAGGCGGCGACTCACCACAAGTTCCAGCAGGCCGTCGCCGATGTATGCCAACTTCTTGCCAATGAACGTCCTAAGCTGTGA